The following is a genomic window from Ptiloglossa arizonensis isolate GNS036 chromosome 11, iyPtiAriz1_principal, whole genome shotgun sequence.
CGTCTGTAAAAAGGTCTCGTCGTTTTTATTATTCACCATTTGCAGTGTCTGTAATAGGAATAAGTTATGGTATCGATTTACGATACATTGTAACGTCTGCTCTATTTGAGACAGGGCGtgatttttttattctatttcatGGGATGGCAACTTGGGAGAATTTCAACGTAATTGGGTTAAAGCACGACGATGAATCGAGAATTTGACTCTCGAGgggaaacattttttctttattgtctacttttaaatgcgaGAATGGTAAGAATCGATTAAACGTAACGAGTGTGTTTATCCATGGAGTTTAAAAACGAAGAATCTATAGTCAACGCCTCGGCTCTGTGTCTTCGGAGTATGTGTGCACAAAGCAGGTAAACAGAAAGcaaggaaacgaaaaaggaacgaaggacgatcgatcggtcgatagGGGAACATGCTTGTTTCCGTTCAGAGTTTCGTTACTCAAATGTCCATCGTTAATGTTAAGATCACAGCTGATaagaacgaacaaagtaactggATAGAAACACGGAAAAGAGTTTCTAAATCTAATTTTCAACATCTCCTATTACGATCGTTTTTATTATAGAAACAACGAATAGCGAGATCTTATCCTTCATTTTATGGTTATCCTTCCACACAATTCCCTCTCGCGGCGAGAATTTTGACGAAATGTTAGATTCTAGTCGGAGTATCTTTCAAATGTAGTGTCTGCGACCATGACGGTGTTTCCCTTAGATTTTTCAATTGCTTCGGCGGTTTTTCTCTCACGGATTAACAAATATTTACGCGttactgtattttatttatacatactTGTATCGATGCAGAGCAATGCCTGAAAacaaacgaatgaaaaaatgttttctaCGCAGTAGAACATCCACGTTGAAAAGTATGAGATCCTTTATGAAGTTGGGTAAACAACGACCGTCGAGAGCTCGGTCCTGCGACAACGGCTCGGATACCAGGGACTTgctcgaaagaagaaattcgagttgcGCAACATCTAACGAACCTTCGAGGACTAACTCGACGACTTCTTTGGAAACAAACGCATCCGATTACGATAGCCAAGCCAGCGTGAACGCCACGGAATCCAGGGATGCGATTGTCAAGCCAACGAGGAAACCGAAACCAAAGGTTCGATCGATCTTAATAATCGTGGGTGAAATAGAACATGGATCGAAGACGGGCGAAACTAGTGGGGGAAAAAGTCAATAAAATTTGTCCACGATTTTGCTctcatttttcgtttttccttgcaaactcgataaaaaaaatttcgttcACCTCGTTAAGAATACTTCTCGAGTACTCGGCCcgataaatttcgatcgatgcagtttaaaataaattactgGATAAACCGATGCCTTCCGTTTAAGTTCGCGGAGTACACGTGGAAAAACAATTGCCCGAAATATAActttacgtatatcgtagaacgaaactttcgcgaaaaattttaaaatgaaatttattcggtTCACGATGGAGTGGTAAttgaaaaaacaaatttaaaaaaatgtagaaaacgtGGTGCAGTttgtatttctattttcattaGCTGGAAGCGTGGAATGGACGTTAACAAACGTTGGCGAGCTTTTCGACGTTTTTGTTGATATTCACCGAGATCGCGTGGAAGAGTCGTTAACGTATTCCATGGGGATGTCGTTGAGTGGTGAAATTacaaatggaagaaacggagaacctccGAGAGAGAAATAAGTAAATTGCGCGACGAATTGCGCCATGAACTCGGCATGAGAATTAGCTCGTTCGTCTTCGACTCGAAGGGAATCGACTCCACCCGATACCGATTTTACAACAcagaatttaaattatattcgcAACAAAATTACGAtcatttcttttataattgaCATATTTAATCGAAATTGTGCTATAATTGGTTCACAACAAACGATTACCAGTAACACCTCTAAGACTGCTCTATGAGCTTTCTCGATCTGTTCAATTGCCAAATCCGGAACGAAACGTGGTAATACAATATTGTTCTTTGTTCCAAGACAAagacacgaaacaaatatttttttttattatatcggAGACCTACATTAGGTAAGTGTTCCGGGTGTTCTTTGAATCTCCGAGAGATCCTGGATACCGGTGATCGTATTTTTAGCGAAATTGATCATAGTTAGTTCGAAAGTAAAGATATCGAATTCGAAAGTgagaatttatatttacagACTACGGACACGGGACAAACCGCCTTAAAGGCGCAGGATTATCAAGTTTGTATCACCATCATCGAAGCGAGACAATTGGCGGGTTTGAACATGGATCCGGTCGTTTGCGTGCAAGTCGGTGATCAACGGAAATACACCAGTGTCAAGGAATCCACAAATTGTCCATACTACAACGAAGTGAGCGTTTATTTCGAATAACTTTATCGATAGATTATCAAATTACAGGTAAAACCGGATCGACAAGATTGTTTACTTAAAGAGATCCTGCGTACGAAGAATGTTTGACGTTTAATTATCATCGAAACGTAATTGGATCGATTTCGCGAATTTTCTTCGACATTGACGAATGTAGCTTCTcgatttcgattctccgttcccgtTTATTTACCGTGCACGATATACTTCGACCAATCGTTAAAACACGAACAGACGTACAGTACTTGTTATCGTTTTTTATCGTACCAGTTTCTTGTTTTATCGACCGTTTATACGTACTTTACGCGGAACATACTACAGGATACGATTCTTTCCCCTTTACTATACACTTGTTCCATTGctacgaacgaaataattagTGCACGAATTATTTTCAGCGAAATAATTCCCGTATTGTTTTTTGTTCCAGTACTTTGTTTTTGACTTTCACATGCCGCCCGTAATGCTTTTCGACAAAATAATCATGCTCTCGGTAAGTCGATtccaaaatttcattaatttcccAATGCTGCTCATTATAGAAGTTAGGAAGCCGATCGCTTCGTTAAGCATTTAGCAGATTTAGTCGATATTCTTTAATAAATATCGTAACGCGCCTCCAGTAAATTGCTAACCGCGCTTGACTCAATTGCAATGTTTTCGGTAGTCAAAAAATGGCTCGTAAATTTAATACAAGTCGGTCGTTGTATTTAGCGTCTCGATTAGAGTCGGGACAGGGTATTTTTACAATGCTATGGATATAAATTCACGTATCTGTGAATTTATTCTCAAATTATGGGAGAAACCGAACGGAAGACACAAATTCGAGCGATTCGCTAAAAATCTCGTAGCCAGTGGTTGTCGGTTACTCCGTAAATTTTATCGGAGAAGTTACGAAGCTTTGGTTTTACTTCGAAGCGATAAAAAGCAAGTCTTAACCGGTAAATTGGAATTGCTCGTCGAGTAACAAAGTACACGCAACCGCCCTTTTTAATAGAGAAGTTATTCCGGATTTCCCGAgtgtaaattttcaaacaaacgTAGCAACGGTGCACTCGATTCTGTAAacactcgatcgaaatttcatcttcttcgcaaatgtttttcgacTCGCTCAGATTTATTGAATTTATCGTCTCGTAAGAGTCAATTACCGACAACATTGTACTCGAGTATACAAGTACTTCCATTTGTCATTAAGACAacaaggaaaataatttctacggCGCATGATCGCGAACAAAAATTATCGATCTTCAAACGGTAAAACGTAACGTTCTGCCtcaattttttgcaaaatttttttcactgccgttcgcgcgatatcgaaAAACATTTTTGTTTGCATCTGTTTACGTGGAAATCCTTTTTACCGCGTTGTTATCGAAGCGATGGTTCTTTAGAGcgagtttaaaaattaattaacgacagattgttcgtttcatcgttacgTGACGTTAATTTTAAGACGTGTAAAATTTTTACGCGCGAGATAAACGGGCAGGTGGTAATAATAAGAAAATTTCAAGGAAAATACGATATTTctaaagaagaatatttttcgagatttcTTTAGCGGTATTCGCAAAGTAGCACCTCGCCAAGAGGCGGTCTTGGCGTGTTCGGTGTTAATAGGAAAAAACAGGTGAATACAGGTTATTCGAAATGAATACCTTTTACTGGTACGCAGGTGCAGCAATCGCGGAACCTCTTACGCGCTAATCTAACGCTGGGCAGCTTTAAGTTAGACATCGCGACCGTATGGGCACAACCAGGTACAATATTTCCATCGTCCGAAAAGAACGTTAAAATCTAGTTTTCGATCATCAACAACTGTCTCTTATTTTCTGTCTCGTCCGTGGCGAGAAACAAGCAACGCGAACGAATATTTGGAAATATCACGGTACACGTTGTTCCGTTTTTatcgaagataaaaatatttgtatatgttGGTATTCGAAGGTAATGGTTCGAATTTCACGATGCAACAATACGACGTAATACAAACGTTACCGGCATTTATCATCGTCCATGCTTTTTTCGCGTAGCAGCAACTTTTTTCGTCTTCGCTTGCAACGGAATCGATCGATCCGATCGTTGTACAAAATTGTGCATCTATTGAGAAGCTACTTGTACACCTTCGATTAAACGAAACCGTTGAACTTATTTCTGTGAGAAAATCGATCGAggaaaaattggaaactcgcaaAGCTGCTAAAGTAGCCAGGTGAAAACTTACAGAGAGGAAATTAATCGATAAAATACGTAAAAACTTGCTACGAAGGAACGTAACGAACTACTTGTACTTTCACGTTTTGCTTCTCATTCGTATCTCGTACCGTTTCAACGCATGCATTTTACAACCTTCTTTTATGTACGCATATCGCTTAGTGTACCCGGGTCATGCCGCTTCTGTCGCACGGAACGATATTTCTTACAGTTAAATATAGTAATAGCAATTACGCATTGGCCGAGCAAAAAGCAGATACTCTTTAATCCCCTTTTCTACAGAATTTGTTCCGAGAAAGTTAcgttacatttttaatattaaaagatACAAGGAGCGTAGACGGACTATGTTGGATATCGTCAACGCTTTCTTTCCAATTGTAGCCGTATAAATACATAGCTgcgtattcgaaaccaatgaaaTACTAAATATACCGTTCTACGTTTGATCGACTAATTACATCGTTGACGCAATATCGATCGCAACGTGTTCTCTGTCGCTTCGACGATTCGTTTCGGTTTTCGACGCGAGTTATTCGTTGAAATTGTCGAACGATACGGAGATGCATCGGAAGCGGATGACTGCCGAGAGTTGTATATTTTCTTACACGTTCATGTATCATACCATCGAACGGTGTTTCACGATCGTTCGTAAAACGCTCCTTCGCTTcgactttctcgtttctttgtgttATTTATCACGAGGCGTTGCCCACGTAACACGTCGTTCGGTCTATAGATCACCAGTTTTACCACAAATGGGCGCTGTTGACGGACCCGGACGACGTCGCCGGAGGTCCAAAGGGCTATTTAAAGTGCGACATAAGCGTGATCGGGAAAGGCGACACCGTGAAAATACCTCCGAAGAGCGAAAAAGACGAGGACGACATCGAGGGGAATCTGTTGCTTCCGGATGGCGTGCCTATCGAGAGACAAAGGGCGAAGTTTATCGTAAAAGTGTACAGAGCCGATGGTCTACCGAAGATGAACAGCAGCATCATGGCGAACGTGAAGAAGGCCTTCACCGGCGAAGTCAAGGATCTCGTCGATCCTTACGTTCAAGTGTCCTTCGCTGGATTGACCGTAAGATCGatcaaatttctcgaaaatatcgACAACATTTCGGGTCATTTGCAGTCCgtaaagtattgggttgttctacGAGTCTTTCGGTCTTTCCGACGTTCCAGAATCGACTTTCTTTACATTTCGTCCAAACAGGCTTCCACCAGGTATAATTTATAGAATACTTCGATCCGGACTCTCTCGAGACCAGTATCCGATCTCGCGcaaagttttatcgttttttatcccgcattttaaaattcaatgtttatttatttgtctTTACTCCAGTTCGATAAACATCGCGGATGCGTCGTtattttgcttgttcgtttagTCGTTAGACGATGGTGAATTCTTAAATCTAATCGTGTCTCGTTCGCGATACGAAACGTATTAAGCACCGTGTCTACGGATATGAAAATTGCAGCTCTGCTACGTTTTACGACACATAATGTTGCATCAACGCGAGTGGTACTGGTACATTGAAACTTGTAGACGTCGAATACGGTTTTCTAAATTTCGATCAGGAAGTttcgatttgaaaaatgttcCAAGGTGTAAAACTTGCCACGCTGTACATTCTTGTAAGTATTTTATACCACATCGCTGTCGCGTTATTGCGAACGACTAATAGTGGATTTCATACGCGAATCGAACTCGTAAACGACACTGGGTAGAACTTGTACCTGTTCCTGTTCCAAGAGTTGGACCCGCTCGATTCAAAACGGTAACATGGTCGTGCACGCGACGGGATGCGAGAGGTGTTGTTTATTTTGAATTATTAAACGAAGACGAGACCCTCGCTGAAAGTTTACACCGAGCTATCCTTGTCCAACGTCCAGCTTGAGCAAAACGCGAGAGTCGAGggcgtgtttaaaaaaaaaaaactttcgaaaaaattaacaatcGTAGAGATAAACTTTTACCTCGTTCTTCTTGCTCTTTGGACGTATATAGATCCAAATGATTATCGCTTATTTAGATGCTTACAGCAGGTTTCGGGTGGTCGACTGTATTTAAATAAAGGATACTTTCGAAAAAAGATTCAAGAATACATTAATTTGCAATTTAATCGAAAGCCGAGAAACCGTTTTAAAATATCTTTACGCGTATCTTTGTCCGTTTTGAAACGCACGAAAGACGAAAGGATTTACGGGAGaacctaatattttcgcaaaattaTTAACCGTAGATTTTAATATTCGTATTCGCTACCATTTTCGAACgtgtaaaagaaagaaaactgtTATTCGTCTCTCACGCAATTCAGGGTAAGACGAGCGTTAAGAGGCACAGTTACGCGCCGGTTTGGAACGAACAGATCGTTTTCACGGAAATGTTTCCACCCCTCTGTCAAAGGATTAAAATTCAGCTATGCGACAACGACCCGGTTCACGCCACCGTGATCGGTACGCATTTCGTCGATCTGAAACAAATCAGCAACGACGGCGAAAGGGGGTTTCTGCCCACGTTCGGCCCTGCGTTTATTCACTTCTACGGAAGCATAAGGGATTACAGCCTCATAGACGAACACTCGACGTTGAACACGGGACTGGGAGAAGGAATCTCCTACAGAGCAAGGTCTCTATTTCTTCCAACGTTGTCTCGTACACTCGGTACTTTCAAATCTCTCGAATCGAtacgtttttctttaaaaaaaaaaaaatagcttcTTCGCTAAATTAGCAGCCCACGCGAATTTCGGTAAATAAAGCAAAACGTTCGTTGTGCGTCATTGTATGACGAAATTCAGTCGCTTCGTTCGACACTCCGATGTAACGTTCGATGGCGCAACTACGCtgttttaattgtaaattaattcaACGGAGTCGCAATAATCGATGGAGTCGAGATACGTACGTATATGGGTACGTTGCTATGTATCTGGATgaaagtttcgagaaacgaataaaagatccgttactcgttcgataaaaattaatatctaaaATCTAGTCTATTTTAGAATTATCTCTGGTCCTCGTCGTTGCGAGAACCAAGCTTGAATTTTGTTACAGTACGCGAAagatcgaaacgcgaacgacgaacgaacgtatTTCGGATCGTGACGCGAACGTGATCGATGAAGGTTTCGAGcgtatcgttaatttttaacaaagacGAAACGATTATACGAGTATTGTATCGTGAAACGATACGCTAAACAATTCAGACGTTCACGGGTAGGTCAGAGCGTTTCCAAGTTGAATATTTAAACTGGaagcttttcgaaaatttcaaaacgCGACTAGGTCACGTTTTTCGGGAAACAACGTAGAATATCGATCTCTGGGAAAATCGATAAGGGCGTTCGAGTGGCGTGCTTGTAAGCGCAGACCGTGAACGCGTTAAAGTTTAATCTCGACGTCGTAGCGCGTAATTACGATGCGATGTAACGATTCGCGAAATTGTCGAGCAGACGAACCGAGCGAAACGTTGCTTAACGATTTCTCGCGTTCTAGATTATTGATAGCAATTAGGACGGAAATAAGCGATAACGTCGAGATGGCTCCGTCGGAGGTCGAAGTCGAACCCACTGTCCTCGTTAACGAATCCGCTTACGCGAGGAACGAAGAGTTTTTCCTTTTCGCAACGATAATGGACGCCACGATGATCGACAAGAAGCTCGGGGACAAACCCAtgtatttcgaaatatcgatagGAAACGCAGGCAACGCTTTGGACGGCCATAACGAGAGCTCAAAGGTAAGCTCCGTGCATCGAcctattaatttttcgatatcgCGCTACTCTGCGCCTCGAAGAGGTTGAATTACAcgttatcgataaaaaaaagaaaaggatgcTTTAACGAAGCGAAATCGAAGCTAAAGAGCTTGCTGAAAATTCAACGTTCCCGCGTATTTGGTCGCGTTTTACCTCGTTGCGTGTAAAACAATTCTGTTGTTTAACAATTCTGGATCGTTGACAAATTTGTGATAACTTTTGTAACGGATTCGGTGAAATATCACGTGCGCGTACGAAGTATTATTTTTGGGTAATTCAGTGGAATGGAAGATTTGAACAGCGATTGAAAGCTCGTTCGTTTGGATTGCTCGTTATTAGATGTGCGAGGTAGGGCCGAAGAGCGGGACAAGTGGAGAGCAAGAGGAGTTGCTAGAAGTGTTGAGCGGATCCTGGCAGAGTACTACTCCAGCCAGCAAACCGATGACGCACGAcaagatttattattttttgccTTATTGGGACGACAAGCCGTGCCTTCACGTTCGAAGCATTTGGCCGGATTACAGGCGTAGGATGTACAACAGTAATATAATTAGTAAAATCGCCGATAAGCTGGTAAGTCGAAAACAATGGGAGAAGGGGATCGATATCGAGGCAATGTTCGCTCGAGCGCAACTTAACATCGTATTGTTTTCGACTTTGGTTTAGGAAGAAGGATTGTCGGAGACACAAATACACTCGGAGGATTCTTCGAGCGAGAAAACTTTAAAATCGACGCTCGAGGAATTGAGCAGCAATTGCAATCGATACGTTAGCATCAGCAAGTCGAGTCTGACCGGGCCAGGGGTTGGGAAAACAAAGCTCGacaaggagagaacgaaactctGTCAAAGAGAATTGGAAAATGTAGGAATCATGGCCAGAAACCTCAAAGCGGTGGTCACCAAAAGCAGCTTCAAGGAAAGACTGAGGACCGCCCAGGGTTACTTGCAAAAGTTGAAGCTTCTCGTCGAAGATGTGAGTATCACGATCCACGtgtttcgcgaacaaagaatatagaACGGTGGCAAGTATCTTTTTCCCTAATTTCAGCCTCAAGATTCTTTACCGGATGTTTTCATTTGGGTGATAAGCGCTGGACGACGCGTGGCTTATCAAAGGATACCGGGAAgagatttaatttattcgatcgttgaCGAAGAATGTGGCAAATACTGTGGGAAAGTGCAAACAATGTTTCTCAAAGTATGTTCTGCGTAAAATCAACCGATTTACCGGTCGGGCATCGGTGTCCGTTTGTTTGATCAACGTTTATCGAGAAATcgtgaacaaaaattgaaatttctacaAACGATTGTTCAAATAACGTAGCTCCGTTGCGTACAGAGTATACGCTTTGTCTTGGATCAATGAAATATCGCGTAGTAAAATAATCGTAAGGTAGTTTTGCATTCAACGCAATGAATCGATAGCTTCCAGGAAAGAAAAAGTTCGGACCTTCCGGCTGGGCGATACAAACCAAGTTGCAAATTTACATGTGGCTGGGGATCTTGAAGCACAAGAAATACTTTATCCAAGGCTTACCGAAGGGATACGAACTCAGCCACGAATTGAAGAACATCGAGAGGCCGCGCGCTTTACCACCAACCATTATACATTACGTTAACAAACACGTGCGTAACCGATGTTCAAAGATATTTGCAATTGTAGCCAGGTCGGTGCACACGATACGGTATACCTTAAATTCTTCCgtagtataatattttatagtatGTACGAGGGGTAATACGATTTCGTTGGTAGACACTCGGTAATAGATTTGCGTTACGTTCGCGCGATAAGAAAGGAAAGTTACTTCGCTAGAAAACTTCGATGTATACCTCGCTTAACGAAACTTTGCAATAATTATTGagcagaaattccagctgagaGCGCACATGTATCAAGCCCGATCTTTGATCGGCAGCGATGCGTCCGGTCTTTcggatccattcgcgagagtaATCTGCGGCGAATTTTGCAAATCCACTCAAGTGATCGACGAAACTTTGAGTCCCACGTGGGACGAACTGCTCCTCTTCGACGACATCTTGATCTACGGCACCGACGAAGAAATCAAGAAGGATCCACCGTCGAtcgtcatcgaaattttcgatcaaGATAAAGTGGTACGTGAGGGTTACgagttttcttttaaaaatttcacgtcctttttcgttttcgtttttatCGCGATACAATTGTCCATTAAACGCAAAGAAAAACCCCGACGGAGACGCTGCTATCGAGTTTCttacgtttctctgattctctttTTACAGAGTCATTTTGTAACTACGGACATAAAACTGCATGAGGGCTCTGCTTTAACAGTTTGTATACAACATACGACATTGATATAGATATCAAATAACACGATTTACCACACGTCACAACACTCGACCCCTGTAGATATATATACGCACAACAAAACACGCACTTCACTCTCCGCTTATAAAGAATTCGCCGTTAATCGAGCGCAGTTTAAgaatatttcttaaacgtttcgagcctgGTTCGAGTTCCTCTTCGCTACAGAAGTACCgatctataaaatataatataatactacCGAGAACGCGTAAAAACGTAAAATCGCACGACCAaccgtttaataaatattcttaagCCGTGCTCGTTTCGACTACAATCGTATCGATAGATCGTAACGTGTACACTAATATTAGCTAATGTCTACATCACGTCTGCGATATTAGAGAAATCGTTTGAACGTAAATCGGcgagcaataataataataataagaagaagaagaagaataataataataacaattttcgaagaaataaaactcTCGATGTTGGTTGAAAGAAATGTTTCCCCTGTTGCGTATACAATTCGGCTTGCTCGTAAAAATAGGGACTATGGTTCCGTGGAGATCGGTTGAGATCGCGTGACGTTCCAGGGCAAGTCGGAGTATATAGGGCGAGCGGTCGCGAGACCTCACGTGAAACTCGCCTCGGAATCTTACACTCCGCCCGAATTTCCTCCCTCTTTGGAATGGTACGACGTGACCAGAGGCGCCGCGagagcgggcgagcttcttgcCGTTTTCGAATTACTCGAGTATCCTTCGACGAGAGATTACGGCTTTCCGACGCTGCCAGACCCAAAGGAGAGAGCGGCACAGGCTCACGCTGTCGCTCAGGATCAAGGACCTATTCTTCCGGTTCCCGTGGGCATTCGACCGACTCTCTCCAAATATCGGTGAGACACTCGATATTCTCGAGAACGTTCCCCGAATCCGTCCATAAGATAATACCATTTTCTGTTCGTCTCGTCcgagtttatttatttacgaataaataaaaccgATTGCGTAATCCCGGACGCGTTTCGTTTTCTATCGCAGAATCGAAGTCCTGTTCTGGGGTTTGAGAGATTTAAAAAGGATACATCTGTTGACCGTGGACAAGCCACGGGTGGACGTCGAGTGCGCTGGCCACATCCTTTACTCTTCGGTAATCGCAAATGCGAAGAAGAATCCGAATTTCAATACGCCGATCAAGTTTTTGGAACTGGAGCTACCGGAACAGGAACTTTATCGACCACCCTTGACGATCAGAGCAGTCGATTGCAGAAGCTTCGGTCGATACACCCTCGTTGGCACGCACACGATCAATTCGATTCACAAGTACATGTACTGTCCGCAAACCAAGAGAGCAAAGGACGCCGAGGACCGGAAAAAGAATCTGTATCAGCTGCAACAATACGCGGGTAGGTCGATCTGTGAAAACatttgaaacgaatcgaaactcgGGAAGCTTATAAAATTCTCCTCGACGTAGGTTTCGATGCATCCAAGACGAAATATCAGCAGACATCTTTACCAGAGTCTTTGGCCGATCTCGAGTTCAATTGCGGAGATACGATCGTTAGCTTGGGTTTGGAGCCAGGTTGGACGACCAAGAAGGACAAAACGGAACAGAACATACGGAAGAAGCAAAGCTTGGTTTGCGATGGAAGCACAGGTGAGACCATtattttaacgaacgaaataggaaaggAAACGGGTAACTCcgtctcgactcgactcgactcgactctctCAGGGGACTTCGGTGCCTTCGAGGACGAGGACGGCTGTCAGGATTGGTGGACAAAGTATTTCGCCTCGGTCGAAGCGAccatagaagagaacaaagaactCCGTAAAGAGAAATCGATATTTCAAGCACAGTCGAACGGTACGGTCCCGATGTACTTGGACGAAACTTACAATCAAAATCAGGGAAACGTCTCGGGGGAGAAGAGTCCCGGCGTGACGGCTAAGAAACTCTTTGGTCTAAAATCGACCGCGAACGCGGCAAAATTCGTCTCGAAGCTCAGCCCCAGGCAAACTTATCAAAAATTTCCG
Proteins encoded in this region:
- the LOC143152916 gene encoding otoferlin isoform X3: MALVVIVKNFQGLKYKGEKVVKVDFRGVAHYSKCLEENPDHIAVNEVFTWNLGGPVDEAEILQLAVVSRGVLRNEKVVAKYGLVLQAVVREGRIVVTDSLVDLNNKPLPTVVCFEIRYNPPDGSCSSYAATEIMEDEQQMLIDIKQNIANLERSLEEANTSSVGGKRRGSWQSSEKTSKRGILQRGSSMLTYEKSPDRKSRTSTLKSMRSFMKLGKQRPSRARSCDNGSDTRDLLERRNSSCATSNEPSRTNSTTSLETNASDYDSQASVNATESRDAIVKPTRKPKPKTTDTGQTALKAQDYQVCITIIEARQLAGLNMDPVVCVQVGDQRKYTSVKESTNCPYYNEYFVFDFHMPPVMLFDKIIMLSVQQSRNLLRANLTLGSFKLDIATVWAQPDHQFYHKWALLTDPDDVAGGPKGYLKCDISVIGKGDTVKIPPKSEKDEDDIEGNLLLPDGVPIERQRAKFIVKVYRADGLPKMNSSIMANVKKAFTGEVKDLVDPYVQVSFAGLTGKTSVKRHSYAPVWNEQIVFTEMFPPLCQRIKIQLCDNDPVHATVIGTHFVDLKQISNDGERGFLPTFGPAFIHFYGSIRDYSLIDEHSTLNTGLGEGISYRARLLIAIRTEISDNVEMAPSEVEVEPTVLVNESAYARNEEFFLFATIMDATMIDKKLGDKPMYFEISIGNAGNALDGHNESSKMCEVGPKSGTSGEQEELLEVLSGSWQSTTPASKPMTHDKIYYFLPYWDDKPCLHVRSIWPDYRRRMYNSNIISKIADKLEEGLSETQIHSEDSSSEKTLKSTLEELSSNCNRYVSISKSSLTGPGVGKTKLDKERTKLCQRELENVGIMARNLKAVVTKSSFKERLRTAQGYLQKLKLLVEDPQDSLPDVFIWVISAGRRVAYQRIPGRDLIYSIVDEECGKYCGKVQTMFLKLPGKKKFGPSGWAIQTKLQIYMWLGILKHKKYFIQGLPKGYELSHELKNIERPRALPPTIIHYVNKHKFQLRAHMYQARSLIGSDASGLSDPFARVICGEFCKSTQVIDETLSPTWDELLLFDDILIYGTDEEIKKDPPSIVIEIFDQDKVGKSEYIGRAVARPHVKLASESYTPPEFPPSLEWYDVTRGAARAGELLAVFELLEYPSTRDYGFPTLPDPKERAAQAHAVAQDQGPILPVPVGIRPTLSKYRIEVLFWGLRDLKRIHLLTVDKPRVDVECAGHILYSSVIANAKKNPNFNTPIKFLELELPEQELYRPPLTIRAVDCRSFGRYTLVGTHTINSIHKYMYCPQTKRAKDAEDRKKNLYQLQQYAGFDASKTKYQQTSLPESLADLEFNCGDTIVSLGLEPGWTTKKDKTEQNIRKKQSLVCDGSTGETIILTNEIGKETGNSVSTRLDSTLSGDFGAFEDEDGCQDWWTKYFASVEATIEENKELRKEKSIFQAQSNGTVPMYLDETYNQNQGNVSGEKSPGVTAKKLFGLKSTANAAKFVSKLSPRQTYQKFPKTALLKIYPNELEAQPEFEQFKEWLHTFELYRGKKTGDEPEDESRIVGSFKGALKVYKWPLPKDLIDHTIMGFDPQYGFFQGVPSNEPIHVLVRVYIVKANDLHPCDLNGKADPYVVLHLGGKRISDKENYVSKQLNPVFGKCFEIEATFPQDSLLTIQVLDWDLVGADDMIGETKIDLENRFYSRHRATCGLANRYDESGYNKWRDSMKPTQILSKLCKEGKIDGPVYSHGRVTIGRKTFSLSNEEMEYYVHSKGIEEHLALAVLHQWHAFPRIGCTLVPEHVEARPLYNPEKPGIEQGKLELWVDMFPMDMPSPGPSIDISPRKPKCYELRIIIWNTDDVVLEDDAFFTGEKMSDIYVKGWLKGPEDCQSTDIHYRSLTGEGNFNWRFIFPFDYLVAEEKIVINRKESLFSWDETECKIPARLELQVWDADHFSADDFLGAITLDLNRFPRGAKNSKLCTLSMLKTDGSVPMVNIFKQKRIKGWWPFYVKKENEDVELTGKVEAEIHLLTKEEAEKNPAGFGRNEPDLLDKPNRPDASFMWFLNPLKSIKYIVWHNYKWAILKAFVTIGIIILVLLFFYAIPGYSVKKLLGA